One Janthinobacterium sp. TB1-E2 genomic region harbors:
- a CDS encoding SdrD B-like domain-containing protein, translating into MTTYNLSTTVHVCEDINKNFDIRDLLIQAGYSVQGELNIKNFTVLLPDDTESTENTPLFGMQDADTVYVRPGDWAANYNGSFSTIQVTIDKGNGDIVQLSLQVIIDPVNDAPDAADKTFTLVDGASVVLSESDFGFHDDVEHDGFKSIVITNTTTAGQVLLNGVAVAVGTEVSIDDIRAGHLVFVPSQTVAGDFDLGFKVRDDGGTEGCNAQDLSLAPHYLTFKVPMAHLGDFVWEDKNANGVQDAGEAGIANVVVQLKDTAGNVVASTTTDASGGYHFDVNPGTYSVTVVAPAGYVPTAANQGGDTAKDSNIDAAGKMASVTLAPGETNLSLDAGLYRTAELGDRVWFDTNRNGVQDAGEAGAAGVKVTLLDASGNAIGSPLLTDANGNYLFTNLKPGAYSVQFDKTTLPAGYAFTGQDQGGDDQRDSDANADGRTAQVLLASGDSNHSVDAGIVALPATLGDRVWHDSNMNGVQDAGEAGIVGVTVQLKNAAGSVIGSTLTDATGYYNFNVDPGTYSIAVVAPAGYLTTVKDAGGNDALDSDINTLGNSGQVTVAAGQNYRDLDAGLYKTASIGDRVWFDANGNGTQDAGETGVCGVKVNLYNAQGAVVASATTDASGNYLFSNLVPGNYYLGFVPPAGYGFTKADIGGYATDSDVNPATGFTTTWTTLKSGDVQLDWDAGLVKLNTASIGDRVWEDRNYNGVQEAGELGVAGVKVNLLNAYNQVIATTTTNASGNYLFSELAAGGYKVEVIRPSGFYYTKANVGVDTADSDVDVSTGRSGLINLAAGQNDMSWDAGIYRKASLGDKVWRDADHDGVQDYNEAGIANIKVQLYSGSGVLLATTYTNAYGNYLFSNLDPGSYSLKFDKSGVYHAGYAMDTWRWGAKNVGTNDNIDSDVNSNGTTGNVVYTDILKLASGQNDMSWDAAITPIVIDLNGDGVHTIARADFHGSFDLLGTGSAIQTGWVSAQDGLLAIDGNGNGKIDNISELFGGNEKGTGFAKLSSYDSNGDGVVDAHDDKFAELRIWRDANSNGVTDDGELMSLHDAGVASLTVSYTELPFLDANSNLHLERSSATLADGKTVDMTDVYFNVDAKDAAAAGVTLPSMADLLRDDSTLDVVLGQDGTVNTVAAAQAAPAAEAHAQCEMADLLRRAMAHANTQPQEMAA; encoded by the coding sequence ATGACTACCTACAACCTGTCGACCACGGTCCACGTCTGCGAAGACATCAACAAGAATTTCGATATCCGCGACCTGCTGATCCAGGCCGGCTACTCGGTGCAAGGCGAACTGAATATCAAGAATTTCACGGTTTTGTTGCCGGACGATACGGAATCGACGGAAAACACGCCGCTGTTCGGCATGCAGGACGCGGACACCGTGTACGTGCGTCCCGGCGACTGGGCCGCCAACTACAATGGCAGCTTCTCGACCATCCAGGTGACGATCGACAAGGGTAATGGCGACATCGTCCAGCTGAGCCTGCAAGTCATTATCGATCCCGTCAATGATGCGCCCGATGCGGCCGACAAGACCTTCACTCTGGTCGACGGTGCCAGCGTCGTGCTGAGCGAAAGCGATTTCGGCTTCCACGACGACGTCGAGCACGACGGCTTCAAGTCCATCGTCATCACCAATACCACCACGGCGGGCCAGGTCTTGCTCAACGGCGTGGCCGTGGCGGTGGGCACGGAAGTCTCCATCGACGATATCCGCGCGGGTCACCTGGTCTTCGTGCCCAGCCAGACCGTGGCCGGCGACTTCGACCTCGGTTTCAAGGTGCGCGATGATGGCGGCACGGAAGGCTGCAATGCGCAAGACCTGAGCCTGGCGCCCCATTACCTGACCTTCAAGGTGCCGATGGCCCACCTCGGCGATTTCGTGTGGGAAGACAAGAACGCCAACGGCGTGCAGGACGCGGGCGAGGCGGGCATCGCCAATGTTGTCGTGCAATTGAAGGATACGGCCGGCAATGTGGTGGCCTCCACCACGACGGACGCCAGCGGCGGCTACCACTTCGATGTCAATCCGGGCACCTATTCGGTGACCGTGGTGGCGCCCGCCGGCTACGTGCCGACGGCAGCGAACCAGGGCGGCGACACGGCCAAGGACAGCAATATCGATGCGGCCGGCAAGATGGCGTCCGTCACCCTGGCGCCGGGCGAAACCAATTTGAGCCTTGATGCGGGCCTGTACCGCACGGCCGAGCTGGGCGACCGGGTCTGGTTCGATACGAACAGGAATGGCGTGCAGGACGCGGGTGAAGCGGGCGCCGCAGGCGTGAAAGTGACCTTGCTCGATGCATCGGGCAACGCCATCGGCAGCCCGCTGCTGACGGATGCGAACGGCAACTACCTGTTCACGAACCTGAAACCGGGCGCCTACAGCGTGCAGTTCGATAAAACCACCTTGCCAGCCGGCTACGCCTTCACGGGCCAGGACCAGGGCGGCGATGACCAGCGCGACTCGGACGCCAATGCCGACGGCCGCACGGCGCAAGTGCTGCTGGCCTCGGGCGACAGCAACCACAGCGTGGACGCCGGCATCGTCGCCTTGCCAGCCACCCTGGGCGACCGGGTCTGGCATGACAGCAACATGAATGGCGTGCAGGATGCGGGCGAAGCGGGCATAGTCGGCGTCACCGTGCAGCTGAAAAACGCGGCCGGCAGCGTGATCGGTTCGACCTTGACGGACGCCACCGGCTATTACAACTTCAATGTCGACCCCGGCACGTATTCGATCGCCGTCGTCGCCCCCGCCGGCTATCTGACGACGGTCAAGGATGCGGGCGGCAACGATGCGCTCGACAGCGACATCAATACGCTGGGCAACAGCGGCCAGGTGACGGTGGCTGCCGGCCAGAACTACAGGGATCTCGATGCCGGCCTGTACAAGACGGCGTCCATCGGCGACCGCGTGTGGTTCGATGCGAACGGCAACGGCACGCAGGATGCGGGCGAGACGGGCGTCTGTGGCGTGAAAGTCAACCTGTACAACGCGCAAGGTGCCGTCGTGGCCAGCGCCACCACGGATGCCAGCGGCAATTATCTGTTCAGCAACCTGGTTCCCGGCAATTACTACCTGGGCTTCGTGCCGCCGGCCGGCTACGGCTTCACCAAGGCGGACATCGGCGGTTACGCCACCGATTCGGACGTCAATCCGGCCACCGGCTTCACCACCACGTGGACCACCCTGAAGTCGGGCGACGTACAGCTGGACTGGGATGCGGGCCTGGTGAAACTGAACACGGCTTCCATCGGCGACCGCGTGTGGGAAGACAGGAACTACAACGGCGTGCAGGAGGCGGGCGAACTGGGCGTGGCGGGCGTGAAAGTCAATCTGCTCAACGCGTACAACCAGGTCATCGCCACGACGACGACGAATGCCAGCGGCAATTACCTGTTCAGCGAACTGGCGGCCGGCGGCTACAAGGTGGAAGTCATCCGTCCATCGGGCTTCTATTACACCAAGGCCAATGTGGGTGTTGACACGGCCGATTCCGACGTCGATGTCAGCACGGGGCGCTCGGGCCTGATCAACCTGGCCGCAGGCCAGAACGACATGAGCTGGGATGCGGGCATCTACCGCAAGGCCAGCCTGGGCGACAAGGTGTGGCGCGACGCCGACCATGATGGCGTGCAGGACTACAACGAGGCGGGCATCGCCAACATCAAGGTGCAGCTGTACTCGGGCAGTGGCGTGCTGCTGGCCACCACCTACACGAATGCCTACGGCAACTACCTGTTCAGCAACCTCGATCCGGGCAGCTATTCGCTCAAATTCGACAAGTCGGGCGTGTATCACGCGGGCTACGCCATGGATACATGGCGCTGGGGCGCGAAGAACGTGGGCACGAACGACAACATCGATTCTGACGTCAACAGCAATGGCACGACGGGCAACGTGGTCTACACGGACATCCTGAAACTGGCGTCGGGCCAGAACGACATGAGCTGGGATGCGGCCATCACGCCCATCGTCATCGACCTCAACGGTGACGGCGTGCACACGATCGCCCGCGCCGACTTCCACGGCAGCTTCGACTTGCTGGGCACGGGCAGCGCCATCCAGACGGGCTGGGTCTCGGCCCAGGACGGCTTGCTGGCCATCGACGGCAATGGCAATGGCAAGATCGATAACATCTCCGAACTGTTCGGCGGCAACGAGAAGGGCACGGGCTTTGCCAAGCTGTCGAGCTATGACTCGAACGGCGACGGCGTGGTCGATGCCCACGATGACAAGTTCGCGGAACTGCGCATCTGGCGCGACGCCAACAGCAACGGCGTGACGGACGACGGCGAATTGATGTCCTTACACGACGCCGGCGTGGCCAGCCTGACGGTCAGCTACACGGAACTGCCGTTCCTCGACGCCAACAGCAATTTGCACCTCGAGCGCAGCAGCGCCACCCTGGCCGACGGCAAGACGGTCGACATGACGGACGTGTATTTCAACGTCGATGCCAAGGATGCGGCCGCCGCCGGCGTGACCTTGCCAAGCATGGCCGACCTGCTGCGCGACGACAGCACGCTCGACGTGGTGCTGGGCCAGGATGGCACGGTCAACACGGTCGCTGCCGCCCAGGCTGCCCCGGCTGCCGAAGCCCATGCCCAGTGCGAGATGGCCGACCTCTTGCGCCGCGCCATGGCCCACGCAAATACCCAGCCCCAGGAAATGGCTGCCTGA
- a CDS encoding HlyD family type I secretion periplasmic adaptor subunit, giving the protein MSALNARPLPAAHPDPEREPQRIVLCMLALIAVLLVLILAWATFAQLDVSVNGRGAITPPSHLQEVQSLEGGIVREMLVKPGQRVRRGDLLLRLDTAQYEANLGASVQNRLAALAGRARLDALLSGGTPRFAPEWQQEAPELIAKETQLWRDGQREFASATAAAREGVTRRRGELAEAHGRIAQLDTGLKIALESLSIEERLFKEGAGSRGDYLNAQQRVQQQRTELDGLRASVPRLAATLAEAQAQAGEVEARMRGQWGAQRSEYETKAGALASTVKGQQDQVSRRDVTAPVDGVVNRVLVATVGGVAQPAKPILEIVPADSEMLISVRVKPSDIGFIHVGQRASANVLAYDATTYGRMQAQVVRVGADAIPDERNEPYFEVQLSTDRSQLTAHGKVLPITPGMPVDVGILTGRRSVLQYVFKPVLRGLQSSLQER; this is encoded by the coding sequence ATGAGCGCCCTGAACGCCCGTCCTTTGCCGGCGGCCCACCCGGACCCGGAACGCGAACCGCAGCGCATTGTTCTTTGCATGCTGGCCCTGATCGCCGTGCTGCTGGTGTTGATCCTGGCCTGGGCCACCTTCGCCCAGCTCGACGTGTCCGTGAATGGCCGTGGCGCCATTACGCCGCCATCGCATTTGCAGGAAGTGCAAAGCCTGGAAGGGGGCATCGTGCGTGAAATGCTCGTGAAACCGGGCCAGCGCGTGCGCCGCGGCGACTTGTTGCTGCGCCTGGACACGGCCCAGTACGAGGCCAATCTGGGCGCCAGCGTGCAAAACCGCCTGGCCGCGCTGGCGGGCAGGGCGCGCCTCGACGCGTTGCTGTCCGGCGGCACGCCCCGGTTTGCGCCGGAATGGCAGCAGGAAGCGCCCGAGCTGATCGCCAAGGAAACGCAGTTGTGGCGCGATGGCCAGCGCGAGTTCGCATCGGCCACGGCGGCCGCGCGCGAAGGCGTGACGCGCCGGCGCGGCGAGCTGGCCGAGGCGCACGGCCGCATCGCGCAACTCGACACGGGCCTCAAGATTGCGCTGGAAAGCCTGTCGATCGAAGAGCGCCTGTTCAAGGAGGGCGCCGGTTCGCGCGGCGATTATCTGAACGCGCAGCAGCGCGTGCAGCAGCAGCGCACGGAACTCGACGGCCTGCGCGCGTCCGTGCCACGCCTGGCGGCCACCCTGGCCGAGGCGCAGGCGCAGGCCGGCGAAGTGGAAGCGCGCATGCGCGGCCAGTGGGGCGCCCAGCGCAGCGAATACGAAACCAAGGCCGGCGCCCTGGCCAGCACCGTCAAGGGGCAGCAAGACCAGGTGAGCCGACGCGACGTGACGGCGCCCGTCGACGGCGTCGTCAACCGCGTGCTGGTGGCGACCGTCGGCGGCGTGGCACAGCCGGCCAAACCTATCCTGGAAATCGTGCCCGCCGATTCGGAAATGCTGATCTCCGTGCGCGTCAAGCCGTCGGACATCGGTTTTATCCACGTGGGGCAGCGTGCATCGGCCAATGTGCTGGCGTATGACGCCACCACGTATGGACGCATGCAGGCGCAGGTGGTGCGCGTGGGCGCCGATGCGATTCCCGATGAACGCAACGAGCCGTATTTCGAGGTGCAGCTGAGTACCGACCGCAGCCAGTTGACGGCGCACGGCAAGGTGCTGCCGATTACGCCCGGCATGCCCGTCGACGTGGGCATCCTGACGGGGCGCCGCTCGGTGCTGCAATATGTGTTCAAGCCCGTGCTGCGCGGCTTGCAGTCTTCCCTGCAGGAGCGGTGA
- a CDS encoding type I secretion system permease/ATPase yields MTPPPDTSTASAGASTDAIADAIVFLARFFGVAVQAERLRASVAAQTSPAAADFLDQALAQATLAGTALPAGTPRRPTEMPALLLNGEGQALVVLTIADGKYECHVPGIEGSAWLDAAALAREVPDGRWVAVRPVLFFDQRSLLYSMPVAGRWFWDVFNRSRWVFRWALLGTLVLNIIGALVPFYAMAVYDRVIPNNATSSLWVLTIAVVVLTGFELALRLLRGELVETASRRMDVALSSNIFAQCLRLRAASRPASGGTLANTVRDFESVREFFASTTLTTLGDLPFLLLFLLVIALVGGWLVLVPLAVIPILLLVAFASRAALARHVAASMQESAQRTAHLFETMNGLDTIKALGAEAWSRRKWESLTVAIAANSVETREIVSRVNYINTAVLALSGVAVVATGALLMGEHLLTLGQIIAVSMLTGRALAPVSQIAGLIMRWEQTKLSYHALNKIMEAPTDDDAASLQAPPLSGRIEFRDVGFAYPNSPPLLDKLNLHIRPGERVGVIGKLGSGKSTLLRLLLNQYGPQSGSVLFDDLASTQLEPLSLRRQIGYVPQDVTLFHGTLRENIELGRSQPDDASLLDAIRLACLDDIITQLPNGVATEVGERGERLSGGQRQAVAMARALLAKPTMLLLDEPSSMFDPATEQRLIGRLRSLKDTTIVLVTHRMAMLALVDRLIVFDKGRIVADGPRDEVMRVLNSQAARPAAEQGVAA; encoded by the coding sequence ATGACCCCACCCCCCGATACTTCCACCGCTTCCGCCGGCGCGTCCACCGATGCCATCGCCGATGCCATCGTCTTCCTCGCGCGCTTTTTCGGCGTGGCCGTGCAGGCCGAGCGCCTGCGCGCCAGCGTGGCGGCCCAGACCAGCCCGGCCGCCGCCGATTTCCTCGACCAGGCGCTGGCGCAAGCCACCCTGGCCGGCACCGCGTTGCCAGCAGGCACGCCGCGTCGCCCGACGGAAATGCCGGCCTTGCTGCTCAATGGGGAAGGGCAGGCGCTGGTGGTGTTGACTATTGCTGACGGCAAATACGAATGCCACGTGCCCGGCATCGAAGGCAGCGCCTGGCTGGACGCGGCCGCGCTGGCGCGGGAAGTGCCCGACGGACGCTGGGTGGCCGTGCGGCCCGTACTGTTTTTCGACCAGCGCAGCCTGCTCTACAGCATGCCGGTGGCGGGGCGCTGGTTCTGGGATGTCTTCAACCGCAGCCGCTGGGTCTTCCGCTGGGCCTTGCTGGGCACCCTGGTGCTCAATATCATCGGCGCGCTGGTGCCGTTCTATGCGATGGCCGTGTATGACCGCGTGATCCCGAACAATGCCACGTCCAGCCTGTGGGTGCTGACGATCGCCGTCGTGGTGCTGACGGGCTTCGAGCTGGCCCTGCGCCTGCTGCGCGGCGAACTGGTGGAAACGGCGTCGCGCCGCATGGACGTGGCGTTGTCGTCGAACATCTTTGCCCAGTGTTTGCGCCTGCGCGCGGCCAGCCGGCCCGCTTCCGGCGGCACCCTGGCCAATACCGTGCGCGATTTCGAATCCGTGCGCGAATTCTTTGCCTCGACCACCCTGACGACCCTGGGCGACTTGCCGTTCCTGCTGCTGTTCCTGCTGGTGATCGCCCTGGTGGGCGGCTGGCTCGTGCTCGTGCCCCTGGCCGTCATCCCGATTTTGCTGCTGGTGGCCTTTGCTTCGCGCGCGGCCCTGGCGCGCCACGTGGCCGCCTCGATGCAGGAAAGCGCGCAGCGCACGGCGCACCTGTTTGAAACCATGAATGGCCTCGACACCATCAAGGCGCTGGGCGCCGAAGCGTGGAGCCGGCGCAAATGGGAGAGCCTGACGGTGGCCATCGCCGCCAACAGCGTCGAGACGCGCGAAATCGTCAGCCGCGTCAATTACATCAACACGGCCGTGCTGGCCCTGTCCGGCGTGGCCGTGGTGGCCACGGGCGCCTTGCTGATGGGCGAACACCTGCTGACCCTGGGCCAGATCATCGCCGTGAGCATGCTGACAGGCCGCGCGCTGGCGCCCGTGAGCCAGATCGCGGGCCTGATCATGCGCTGGGAGCAGACCAAATTGTCCTACCACGCTCTGAATAAAATCATGGAAGCGCCGACCGATGACGACGCGGCCAGCCTGCAGGCGCCGCCCCTGTCCGGGCGCATCGAGTTTCGCGACGTGGGCTTTGCCTACCCGAATTCGCCGCCGCTGCTCGATAAACTCAACCTGCACATCCGCCCCGGCGAACGGGTCGGCGTGATCGGCAAGCTCGGTTCCGGCAAGAGCACCTTGCTGCGCTTGCTGCTGAACCAGTACGGCCCGCAAAGCGGCAGCGTGCTGTTCGACGACCTGGCCAGCACCCAGCTCGAACCTTTGAGCCTGCGCCGCCAGATCGGCTACGTACCGCAGGACGTGACCCTGTTCCACGGCACCCTGCGCGAAAACATCGAACTGGGACGCAGCCAGCCCGACGACGCCAGTCTGCTCGACGCCATCCGCCTGGCCTGCCTCGACGACATCATCACCCAGCTGCCCAACGGCGTGGCGACGGAAGTGGGCGAGCGGGGCGAACGCCTGTCCGGCGGCCAGCGGCAAGCTGTGGCCATGGCTCGCGCCTTGCTCGCGAAACCGACCATGCTGCTGCTCGATGAGCCGAGCAGCATGTTCGACCCGGCGACCGAGCAGCGCCTGATCGGTCGCCTGCGGTCATTGAAAGACACGACCATCGTGCTGGTCACCCACCGCATGGCCATGCTGGCGCTGGTGGACCGTCTGATCGTCTTCGACAAGGGGCGCATCGTGGCCGACGGCCCGCGCGATGAGGTCATGCGCGTGTTGAACAGCCAGGCGGCCAGGCCTGCGGCGGAACAGGGAGTGGCGGCATGA
- a CDS encoding PEP-CTERM sorting domain-containing protein: MKQSMHLFVRGAIAAATFALASGSALAASNLQVVDSHSVSLFTATGGAFGSGSAISPTLWEVKYDSNTFLAFCLDPHVALSNNSNSYSSGAFAASDSVKRLYEGYYASSVASVSTSANSAAAFQLALWELNNDNTNLLTGDLRFKSLSNAVVSQANTMLGVATGNGAIQNLYNYTSLSSVNPASQTLLAVSPVPEAQTWAMLVAGLGLLGFMARRRKGASALI; the protein is encoded by the coding sequence ATGAAACAATCCATGCACCTGTTCGTCCGCGGCGCCATCGCCGCCGCCACGTTCGCCCTGGCCAGCGGCAGCGCCCTGGCCGCCTCCAACCTGCAAGTCGTCGATTCGCACAGCGTCAGCCTGTTTACGGCTACCGGCGGCGCCTTCGGCTCGGGCAGCGCCATCTCGCCAACCTTGTGGGAAGTCAAATACGACAGCAACACCTTCCTGGCGTTTTGCCTCGATCCCCATGTCGCACTGAGCAACAATTCGAACAGCTACAGCAGCGGCGCCTTCGCCGCCAGCGATTCCGTCAAGCGCTTGTATGAAGGCTATTACGCCTCGTCCGTCGCCAGTGTGTCGACCAGCGCCAACAGCGCCGCCGCCTTCCAGTTGGCCCTGTGGGAATTGAATAACGACAACACGAACCTGCTGACGGGCGACCTGCGCTTCAAAAGCCTGAGCAATGCCGTCGTCAGCCAGGCCAACACCATGCTGGGCGTGGCCACGGGCAATGGCGCCATCCAGAACCTGTACAACTACACGAGCTTGAGCAGCGTCAACCCGGCTTCGCAAACCTTGCTGGCTGTGTCGCCGGTGCCGGAAGCGCAGACTTGGGCCATGCTGGTCGCGGGCCTGGGCCTGCTGGGCTTCATGGCGCGCCGCCGCAAGGGCGCTTCCGCGCTGATTTAA
- a CDS encoding TolC family protein codes for MRAFLLFMAFACANAAAQPAPPAAFQAQSVRGLPALLARAVPRDPQVIAAQAALATAEARYKQARSRLFPTAALQATRGRSNDLDGTLDVERRTHQVEASVRWNVYNGGADRAELDAAEREMAGAAFDVERARADSAEKLAEAYFDMQRLDRSLQQSQERLRDVTQLVLQVTRQAELGKASEVDRELAQSSQLDAELVHDGLLTDQQAARIKLEALAFEPVAQFADFAFAPLPAQALENADTQHAQLRAARERAAAAQLRVRSVAATLAPKVDLNVSHLLNNKTTPPPSTIQQRGWSVGVSWEFPLGGGSLAQRDESISRAQAAEADVARAEQGTRADLASMLPRIANAQRTLALLDEQERKMAFVVRGGTIQYEAGRRNLQQVIQTRDSYFTIQQRRSDQLHRLTVAQMRQYALAGRLLDAFGLAQEAK; via the coding sequence ATGCGTGCTTTTTTACTTTTCATGGCATTCGCCTGCGCAAACGCGGCCGCCCAACCAGCGCCACCGGCCGCTTTCCAGGCGCAGTCCGTGCGCGGCTTGCCGGCCTTGCTGGCCCGCGCCGTGCCGCGCGATCCGCAGGTGATCGCGGCGCAGGCGGCGCTGGCCACCGCCGAAGCGCGCTACAAGCAGGCCCGCTCGCGTTTGTTCCCGACGGCGGCGCTGCAGGCCACGCGGGGGCGCAGCAACGACCTCGACGGCACCCTGGACGTGGAACGCCGCACGCACCAGGTGGAAGCGAGCGTGCGCTGGAATGTCTACAACGGCGGCGCCGACCGCGCCGAACTCGATGCGGCCGAGCGCGAGATGGCGGGTGCCGCCTTCGACGTGGAGCGCGCACGCGCGGACAGCGCGGAAAAGCTGGCCGAAGCGTATTTCGACATGCAACGCCTGGATCGCAGCCTGCAGCAGTCGCAGGAACGGCTGCGCGACGTGACGCAACTGGTGCTGCAGGTGACGCGCCAGGCGGAGCTGGGCAAAGCGTCGGAAGTGGACCGCGAACTGGCGCAAAGCTCGCAGCTGGACGCGGAACTGGTGCACGACGGCTTGCTGACGGACCAGCAGGCGGCGCGCATCAAGCTCGAAGCGCTGGCCTTCGAGCCGGTGGCGCAGTTTGCCGATTTCGCCTTCGCGCCGCTGCCGGCGCAGGCTTTGGAGAATGCTGATACGCAGCACGCGCAATTGCGCGCCGCGCGCGAGCGGGCGGCGGCGGCCCAGCTGCGCGTGCGCAGCGTGGCGGCCACCCTGGCGCCAAAAGTGGACCTGAATGTCAGCCACCTGTTGAATAACAAGACCACGCCGCCGCCGTCGACCATCCAGCAGCGGGGCTGGTCGGTGGGCGTCTCCTGGGAATTCCCGCTGGGCGGGGGCAGCCTGGCGCAGCGCGACGAGAGCATCAGCCGCGCCCAGGCGGCCGAGGCGGACGTGGCGCGCGCCGAGCAGGGCACGCGCGCCGACCTGGCCAGCATGCTGCCGCGCATCGCCAATGCGCAGCGCACCCTGGCCCTGCTCGACGAGCAGGAAAGAAAGATGGCCTTCGTCGTGCGCGGCGGGACCATCCAATATGAGGCAGGCCGGCGCAACCTGCAGCAGGTCATCCAGACGCGCGACAGCTATTTCACGATACAGCAGCGGCGCAGCGACCAGCTGCACCGTCTGACCGTGGCGCAGATGCGCCAGTACGCGCTGGCGGGGCGGCTGCTGGACGCGTTCGGCCTGGCGCAGGAGGCAAAATAG
- a CDS encoding lipoprotein-releasing ABC transporter permease subunit — protein sequence MSIIKQFPFEWQVGVRYTRAGKRSGRNSFISFISLISVAGIGLGVAALIVVLSVMNGFQKEVTDRLMSVLAHVEVFDTSGSMPNWQAQERAAYANPQVKAVSPFVETQGMLLNDETMRPSVVRGVLPQQEATVSSVASQMKQGSFNDLTPGSYNIVLGIDLAKALDVKVGQNVTLMLEREPRAGDPANGIVMPRMRALKVAGIFEAGHNELDGSLAFVNMQDAEQLLQLDGPSGLRLRLHDMNKAPQVARELKASMPGQLWMRDWSRASASWYALVQSQKNMMFIILSMIIAVAAFNLVSTLVMSVTDKQADIAILRTLGASPFSIMKIFMIQGALVGLLGSALGVIGGVVLALNVGVIVPFIEGIFGLHFISKEIYQISAVPSDVHWLDVAQIGLIAFGLALVATIYPSWRAARVKPAEALRYE from the coding sequence ATGAGCATCATCAAACAATTTCCCTTCGAGTGGCAGGTCGGCGTGCGCTATACGCGCGCCGGGAAACGCAGTGGCCGCAACAGCTTCATTTCCTTCATCTCCCTCATTTCCGTGGCCGGCATCGGCCTGGGCGTGGCCGCCCTGATCGTCGTGCTGTCCGTCATGAACGGGTTCCAGAAGGAGGTCACGGACCGCCTGATGTCGGTGCTGGCCCACGTCGAGGTGTTCGATACCAGCGGCTCCATGCCGAACTGGCAGGCGCAGGAGCGCGCCGCCTACGCCAACCCGCAAGTCAAGGCCGTGTCGCCGTTCGTGGAAACCCAGGGCATGCTGCTCAACGACGAAACCATGCGCCCGTCCGTCGTGCGCGGGGTGCTGCCGCAGCAGGAAGCCACCGTCTCGAGCGTGGCGAGCCAGATGAAGCAGGGCAGTTTCAACGATCTGACGCCAGGTTCGTACAACATCGTGCTGGGCATCGACCTGGCCAAGGCGCTCGATGTGAAAGTGGGGCAGAACGTCACCCTGATGCTGGAACGCGAGCCGAGGGCGGGCGATCCGGCCAATGGCATCGTCATGCCGCGCATGCGCGCGCTCAAGGTCGCCGGCATCTTCGAGGCGGGCCACAATGAACTCGATGGCAGCCTGGCCTTCGTCAACATGCAGGATGCGGAGCAGCTGCTGCAGCTCGACGGCCCGTCCGGCCTGCGTTTGCGCCTGCATGACATGAACAAGGCGCCGCAGGTGGCGCGTGAACTCAAAGCGTCGATGCCCGGCCAGCTGTGGATGCGCGACTGGTCGCGCGCCAGTGCCAGCTGGTATGCGCTGGTGCAAAGCCAGAAGAACATGATGTTCATCATCCTCAGCATGATCATCGCCGTGGCCGCGTTCAACCTCGTCTCGACCCTGGTGATGTCGGTCACTGACAAGCAGGCCGATATCGCGATTTTGCGCACCCTGGGCGCCTCGCCATTCTCCATCATGAAGATTTTCATGATCCAGGGCGCGCTGGTCGGCTTGCTGGGCAGTGCCCTGGGCGTGATCGGCGGCGTCGTGCTGGCGCTGAACGTGGGCGTCATCGTGCCTTTCATCGAAGGCATCTTCGGCCTGCACTTCATCTCGAAGGAAATCTACCAGATCAGCGCCGTGCCGTCGGACGTGCACTGGCTGGACGTGGCGCAGATCGGCCTGATCGCCTTTGGCCTGGCGCTGGTGGCGACCATCTACCCGAGCTGGCGCGCCGCGCGTGTCAAGCCGGCCGAGGCGCTGCGGTATGAGTAA